From Schistocerca americana isolate TAMUIC-IGC-003095 chromosome 11, iqSchAmer2.1, whole genome shotgun sequence, the proteins below share one genomic window:
- the LOC124553347 gene encoding dehydrogenase/reductase SDR family protein 7-like: MAFIDLEKAYDRVPRDEIWRSMREQCVSEKYVRLVKEMYRGAMTQARSSVGMTKEFPVKVGLHQGSALSPYLFDKIMGVLVKDVKKEAPWNMMFAEAVVLCEQSIDRLEEKLEDWRKALEGRGMKISRTKSEYLALKDVQMRSRKIQDDELKSVCKFKYQGSYIQRDGGLESDIRHRINCAYKSLQRRRPKYGLKEEVVLITGASSGLGEVLAHAFYRAGCRVVLAARREDELRRVKNMLLTTHSTDVTHPSVVFPLDLSDLNALPGKVAKVLEIFGVYILINNGGISYRGNILTTSIDIDVKLMLINAFGQMALTKAVLPFWIDRQSGHILSVSSVQGKIAIPYRSAYIASKHAVQAFSDTLRAEAAAHNINVAVVSSGYIHTKLSVNALTGNGEACGVTDSATENGSPVEKVVKDILYAVATEKKELTICSFVAHISVLLRTLYPELFFWLMKKKSSSTLGRTSYLFAPSV; encoded by the exons atggctttcattgatttggagaaagcatatgacagagtcccaagggacgaaatatggagaagcatgagagaaCAGTGCGTGtcagagaagtatgtgaggttagtgaaggaaatgtacagaggagcaatgacacaggcgagaagtagtgtgggcatgacaaaggagtttccagtgaaagtagggttacatcaagggtctgcgcttagtccctacctctttgacaAAATTATGggtgtgctggtgaaagatgtgaagaaggaagcgccgtggaatatgatgtttgcggaagctgtggttctttgtgagcagagcatcgacagacttgaggaaaagctggaggattggaggaaggcactagaaggaagagggatgaaaattagcaggacaaagtcagaatatttagcactgaaggatgtgcagatgaggtctcgCAAGATCCAGgacgatgagctgaaatcggtctgcaaatttaaataccaggggtcgtacatacagagggacggaggactggaaagcgatatacgacaccgaataaattgcg CATACAAGTCTTTACAGAGGCGTCGACCGAAATACGGGCTGAAAGAAGAGGTGGTTCTGATAACAGGTGCTAGTTCCGGCTTAGGCGAGGTACTGGCTCACGCTTTCTACCGAGCTGGATGTAGAGTTGTCCTTGCAGCACGACGTGAAGATGAACTCAGAAGAGTAAAAAATATGTTATTAACTACACACAGTACTGATGTTACGCATCCTTCTGTTGTTTTTCCCCTGGATCTTTCTGATTTGAATGCTTTACCAGGAAAAGTAGCAAAGGTTCTTGAAATTTTTG gagtgtatattttaataaataacGGAGGAATCAGTTATCGGGGCAATATACTGACAACATCCATTGATATCGATGTCAAACTCATGCTTATTAATGCCTTTGGGCAGATGGCACTAACAAAAGCAGTCCTGCCATTTTG gATTGACAGGCAAAGTGGTCACATACTGTCAGTGAGCAGTGTTCAAGGGAAGATAGCTATTCCTTACAGGTCTGCCTACATCGCCTCAAAGCATGCGGTCCAAGCGTTTAGTGACACTCTGAGGGCAGAAGCTGCTGCACACAATATAAATGTTGCTGTTGTGAGCTCAGGATACATTCATACAAAGCTGTCTGTAAATGCATTGACAGGAAATGGAGAGGCTTGTGGAGTCACGGattcagcaacagaaaatggttcaCCAGTGGAGAAAGTGGTTAAGGACATCCTGTATGCTGTTGCAACAGAAAAAAAGGAACTTACAATATGCTCATTTGTAGCCCATATATCAGTTCTGCTTAGAACATTGTACCCGGAGCTGTTCTTCTGGTTAATGAAAAAAAAGAGCTCATCAACATTAGGaagaacttcctatttatttgccCCATCTGTTTAA